From Aspergillus fumigatus Af293 chromosome 3, whole genome shotgun sequence, a single genomic window includes:
- a CDS encoding allantoate permease family MFS transporter — protein MYATDTDIEKPTTMGVEHVAETPVSSVSEKHTQDAEQIPHFTPEQEKRVLRKMDLRLIPMLSVLYLLAFLDRGNIGNAKIEGLVEDLGLTSQEYSWCLTVFFFTYCAFEMPSNLLLKKLRPSRWLPFLMISWGIVMTLMGVVHNYAGLLSTRIFLGVAEAGLYPGTAYYITMWYPREKAQYRQALFFSSASIAGAFSGLLAYAIGVCLWKMDGVGGYAGWRWIFILEGLLTVAVALVAPFAIHDFPETATFLTEEERRWVIHKLRSQSGRDTTQDGTDHEESRFRVRYVLDALTDWQIYVALFMYWGITTPLYGISYFLPSIIKDLGYKSSTAQLLTVPIYITAAIVAIASAWLSDRRKQRSPFIFFFMSLIAIGFIIVLASTGRGVPGVVYFGVFIAVVGIYPAFPGNVTWLSVNLAGDYKRAAGMAIHIGLGNMAGAMASNFYRAQDAPRYILGHSLELGFAVVGIIAVVILRFSYQRINKKRDQMDVSGYDNAQLARMGDRSPLFRYML, from the exons ATGTACGCAACTGACACCGATATCGAAAAACCCACCACAATGGGGGTCGAGCACGTGGCCGAAACGCCCGTGTCCTCCGTCAGCGAGAAACACACGCAGGATGCGGAGCAAATCCCCCACTTTACgccggagcaggagaaacGGGTCCTCCGCAAGATGGATCTGCGGTTGATTCCCATGCTGTCTGTTTTGTATCTATTGGCGTTTCTGGACCGTGGGAATATTGGGAACGCGAAGATCGAAGGCTTGGTGGAGGATTTGGGCTTGACGTCGCAGGAGTATAGCTGGTGTT TAACGGTGTTCTTTTTCACGTACTGTGCGTTTGAGATGCCGAGTAATCTGCTGCTCAAAAAGTTGCGACCGTCGAGATGGTTGCCGTTTTTGATGATCTCTTGGGGGATTGTCATG ACGTTGATGGGCGTGGTGCACAACTATGCGGGACTTCTGTCGACGCGCATCTTCCTCGGGGTTGCTG AGGCTGGTCTGTACCCCGGCACCGCCTACTACATCACCATGTGGTATCCCCGTGAGAAAGCCCAGTACCGACaagctctcttcttcagctcggCCAGTATCGCCGGTGCTTTCTCGGGACTCCTCGCGTACGCGATTGGTGTATGTCTCTGG AAAATGGACGGGGTGGGCGGGTATGCCGGCTGGCGCTGGATTTTCATCCTGGAAGGACTTCTGACAGTTGCTGTGGCCCTTGTCGCCCCCTTTGCGATTCACGATTTCCCCGAGACGGCCACCTTTCTgaccgaggaagagcgcCGATGGGTGATTCACAAACTGCGGTCTCAATCCGGGCGCGACACCACACAAGACGGGACCGACCATGAGGAATCGCGATTCCGCGTACGCTATGTGCTTGATGCGTTGACAGATTGGCAAATCTACGTGGCCTTGTTCA TGTACTGGGGAATCACCACCCCTCTCTACGGTATCTCGTACTTCctgccatccatcatcaaggaCCTCGGGTACAAGTCTTCAACGGCGCAGTTGCTCACGGTGCCGATCTACATCACGGCCGCCATTGTGGCTATCGCATCAGCCTGGCTGTCGGATCGTCGCAAGCAGCGATCTCCattcattttcttcttcatgtCGCTGATTGCCATCGGCTTCATCATTGTCCTTGCCTCCACTGGTCGGGGAGTGCCAGGGGTTGTCTACTTTGGTGTTTTCATCGCCGTCGTCG GGATCTATCCTGCGTTCCCAGGAAACGTCACCTGGCTCAGCGTCAACCTGGCCGGCGACTACAAGCGTGCAGCCGGAATGGCCATCCATATCGGGTTGGGTAATATGGCGGGTG CAATGGCATCCAACTTTTACCGCGCGCAGGACGCACCCAGGTATATTCTGGGACACTCATTGGAGCTGGGGTTTGCGGTGGTGGGAATCATTGCCGTGGTGATCCTGCGGTTCTCGTATCAGCGCATCAACAAGAAACGGGATCAGATGGATGTCTCGGGCTATGATAACGCTCAGTTGGCCAGGATGGGGGATCGGTCGCCTCTGTTCAGGTATATGCTGTGA
- a CDS encoding 3-hydroxyacyl-CoA dehydrogenase family protein — MISTAWVEPDTIARPVAVIGGGVLGRRLCMMWAAAGHSVQLYEKSPEVASSAIKYINDAMPEQCTKLGTEPGSVFLATSLQDAVQNAWMVIEAIPEILPLKIELFGHLDQLAPPDCILATNSSSYKSSEMIQQVTRRYRVCNGHYYMPPDQNHLEIMTCGYTDPSIIAFLMEQSAAAGFVPIHAKVESTGLIFNRIWAAIKRESLLVMAEGVGTAGDIDRLFKGWFHGEVGPCEMMDRVGLDTVYNIEKHYVEERGLDAKPIEWLKENYVDRGLLGRKSGKGLLSEESNGHAQ; from the coding sequence ATGATCTCAACAGCATGGGTCGAGCCTGATACCATAGCCCGCCCTGTCGCCGTAATAGGCGGCGGCGTTCTGGGGCGTCGACTATGCATGATGTGGGCAGCAGCCGGGCACTCGGTTCAGTTGTATGAAAAGTCCCCGGAAGTCGCCAGTTCAGCCATAAAGTATATCAACGACGCCATGCCCGAACAATGCACCAAGCTCGGCACTGAGCCAGGGAGTGTGTTCCTCGCCACCTCCTTGCAGGATGCAGTCCAGAACGCCTGGATGGTCATTGAGGCCATTCCAGAGATCCTCCCCTTGAAAATTGAACTGTTCGGCCACCTGGACCAACTCGCCCCACCGGACTGTATTCTGGccaccaactcctcctcgtACAAATCCAGCGAGATGATCCAGCAGGTCACCCGGAGATACCGCGTGTGTAACGGACACTACTACATGCCTCCGGACCAGAATCATCTCGAGATCATGACCTGCGGATACACGGATCCCTCCATCATTGCATTTCTGATGGAGCAGTCCGCCGCAGCGGGATTCGTGCCCATCCATGCCAAGGTTGAATCGACAGGGCTGATCTTCAATCGGATATGGGCTGCAATCAAGCGAGAATCTCTCCTAGTGATGGCTGAAGGGGTGGGAACGGCCGGAGATATCGATCGACTGTTCAAGGGTTGGTTTCATGGGGAGGTTGGGCCGTGTGAGATGATGGATCGGGTGGGGTTGGATACGGTGTACAATATCGAGAAGCATTATGTGGAGGAGAGAGGGCTGGATGCGAAGCCTATCGAGTGGCTGAAGGAGAATTACGTGGATCGAGGGCTTCTCGGACGGAAATCTGGGAAGGGATTACTGTCTGAAGAGAGCAATGGCCACGCTCAGTAG
- a CDS encoding C2H2-type zinc finger protein, whose translation MMATPSGAYLPTRPSPILEPIPHYPSNAIPEERVTLRMGIILSNGVRVDHQFTFPAMNIANCIIHGEGEMYSVEITHRCTCRRLLHEELVRMLPGFLRENDVYWFRTRNPETNIQHTCLFDGAELEMQLVTSHVPECGFCFARRAFIAERDAFDRQQGQMPRGSASSTSPRDHSLSAGWTFREPSDTERLRVNRHGWEIMFVLHPDAREGAVTISRLRMELCRLLCISDPRRVILTSGPFTWGGDFQEDGKDYYSTYFVHDLIVEVHPMSTSRLNPTGMSTVSENPTRPHRCVYCGLCFKRSEHLKRHVRRHTKERPFRCRICGESFSRKELHDRHQRTRHGATSSIPLPEIVESEPSAATQPKSYSSGQVDAAQGDSPSRAPFPSFVEEPGPALHAPLAPETHRHENLYLAGAPGSPAFQENAYSVISDRRRESRLQTPSGSETPPWLKLPSGLEFASLLSALNRSPLSTSLPTPLRLSTPQSEAIFENDRNETARLGIEKALEGLRSINVAGGEEYSHRFKIPEMDSLYRYWHMFFEIPHKNLPFAHPKSEIYQIPAIAIGVLADGAMYCDEPEVGQMLFEASRRIIAHHLNTLYTRENNTIPIWIFTTLLLNCVFGLPGGKSSESDITLGSLDSLINLARVIESGPAMDLVDQASTVEEKWKSYIEGESHRRSILCFIVVSGLWSVAYEPIVNVLDFPFSLIEFPWSETLWNARSAVQWHVLYQNPRSRSPGSWSENVEALLFGRPQPLNGLASLCLVVGLLLYIDGLRREAVLDVVEINSYLQHALDQWFLIHDRTSMENLALNHLCYPAAYYLRISLVVDIRQTMDLMRSKQFAAMRKVLREGDLVQAAAFARAAMIPWVISRRNQTSMVAIPCGVVIAEWAIDVMDNQPEDSPQREVLRGFENSIREYWPVAPFVTAVDVWRAVRRIIANGPVTTALTRSMDAYEMSLALA comes from the exons ATGATGGCAACTCCCTCTGGGGCTTATCTGCCCACCCGACCATCACCTATTCTTGAGCCAATCCCCCATTACCCCAGCAATGCCATCCCAGAGGAGCGGGTCACATTACGCATGGGTATTATCTTGTCCAATG GCGTTCGTGTCGACCACCAATTCACATTCCCCGCCATGAACATCGCCAACTGCATCATCCATGGCGAAGGGGAAATGTACTCGGTAGAAATCACCCACCGATGCACCTGCCGACGGCTCCTGCATGAGGAGCTGGTGCGGATGCTTCCCGGGTTCTTACGCGAAAATGACGTGTATTGGTTCCGCACCAGGAACCCCGAGACCAACATCCAACATACCTGTTTATTCGACGGCGCGGAACTCGAAATGCAGCTCGTGACCTCGCACGTCCCTGAATGTGGCTTCTGTTTTGCGCGGCGAGCGTTTATTGCCGAGCGGGATGCCTTTGACCGGCAACAGGGCCAGATGCCTCGGGGTTCGGCATCGTCGACTTCCCCGCGCGACCACAGTCTGAGCGCTGGGTGGACGTTCCGGGAGCCGTCCGATACGGAACGATTACGGGTGAATCGTCATGGGTGGGAGATTATGTTTGTTCTGCATCCTGATGCGCGGGAGGGCGCGGTGACTATCTCGAGGTTGCGGATGGAACTGTGTCGGCTGTTGTGCATTTCGGACCCGAGACGGGTCATCTTGACGAGTGGGCCGTTTACCTGGGGAGGAGATTTCCAGGAAGATGGTAAGGACTACTACAGCACTTATTTCGTACATGATTTGATTGTCGA AGTCCACCCCATGAGCACCTCGAGACTAAACCCCACCGGCATGTCGACTGTCTCTGAGAACCCGACCCGTCCCCACCGTTGTGTTTACTGCGGCCTCTGCTTCAAGCGATCAGAACACCTGAAGCGCCATGTGAGGAGGC ACACCAAGGAAAGACCCTTTCGCTGTCGAATTTGCGGGGAGAGCTTTTCCCGAAAGGAATTGCATGACCGCCATCAACGCACCCGCCATGGCGCGACTTCAAGCATTCCATTGCCGGAAATTGTCGAATCAGAGCCATCGGCAGCCACCCAGCCGAAGTCATACTCATCAGGGCAGGTCGATGCTGCTCAAGGTGACTCTCCCAGTCGAGCACCATTCCCCTCCTTTGTTGAGGAGCCGGGACCAGCATTGCACGCTCCTTTAGCGCCAGAGACACATCGACATGAGAATCTTTACTTGGCCGGGGCTCCAGGTAGTCCTGCGTTCCAAGAAAATGCGTACTCTGTGATCTCCGATCGGCGCCGCGAGTCTCGGCTCCAGACGCCTTCAGGAAGCGAGACTCCCCCGTGGCTGAAACTGCCCAGCGGGCTGGAGTTCGCATCGCTGCTCTCGGCATTGAATAGGTCTCCGTTATCTACGAGCCTTCCGACACCGCTACGGCTGAGTACACCGCAAAGCGAGGCGATCTTTGAAAATGATCGGAATGAGACTGCCCGTTTGGGGATCGAGAAAGCGCTGGAGGGCTTGAGG AGTATCAATGTCGCCGGGGGCGAAGAATATTCCCATCGCTTCAAGATCCCCGAGATGGATTCTCTCTACCGCTACTGGCACATGTTCTTCGAGATACCCCATAAGAACCTTCCGTTTGCTCATCCGAAGTCGGAAATCTATCAAATACCAG CGATTGCTATTGGAGTTCTCGCCGATGGAGCGATGTACTGTGACGAACCCGAGGTGGGCCAAATGCTGTTCGAGGCCTCCCGTCGTATTATCGCTCATCAC TTGAACACGCTCTATACCCGCGAGAACAATACTATACCTATCTGGATCTTCACCACGCTCTTGCTGAACTGTGTCTTTGGTCTGCCGGGGGGCAAGTCTAGCGAGAGCGACATTACCCTCGGCAGTCTCGACAGCTTGATAAATCTTGCGCGGGTGATCGAATCTGGCCCGGCAATGGATCTCGTCGATCAGGCATCCACAGTGGaggagaaatggaagagtTACATCGAGGGAGAATCTCACCGCAG ATCAATTTTGTGCTTCATTGTGGTGAGCGGGTTGTGGTCAGTGGCATATGAGCCAATCGTCAATGTTCTGGACTTTCCATTCAGTCTGATCGAATTTCCATGGTCGGAGACCTTGTGGAATGCTCGTTCAGCCGTCCAATGGCATGTACTCTATCAGAACCCGAGAAGTCGATCGCCGGGCAGCTGGTCAGAGAATGTGGAGGCCCTGCTGTTCGGTCGGCCGCAGCCATTGAACGGCCTGGCCTCTCTTTGTCTTGTGGTCGGGCTGCTACTCTACATCGATGGGCTCCGACGGGAAGCAGTTCTCGACGTGGTCGAGATCAACTCATACCTGCAGCATGCTCTAGATCAATGGTTCCTGATACATGACCGGACGAGTATGGAGAACCTGGCTCTCAATCATCTCTGCTATCCGGCTGCATATTATCTGCGCATCTCCCTGGTCGTGGACATCCGGCAGACAATGGACCTCATGCGCAGCAAGCAGTTTGCAGCCATGCGAAAGGTCCTCCGGGAGGGTGATTTAGTCCAAGCGGCTGCCTTTGCGCGCGCGGCTATGATTCCGTGGGTGATTAGCCGGCGGAATCAAACGTCCATGGTCGCTATTCCATGCG GGGTGGTTATCGCGGAGTGGGCGATTGACGTGATGGACAACCAGCCCGAGGACTCGCCTCAACGGGAAGTGCTTCGGGGGTTTGAGAACTCGATTCGCGAGTATTGGCCTGTGGCACCCTTTGTGACTGCTGTGGATGTCTGGAGAGCAGTTCGGAGAATTATTGCTAATGGACCAG TCACAACGGCTTTAACACGGAGTATGGATGCATATGAGATGTCCTTAGCATTAGCTTAA
- a CDS encoding putative endo-1,4-beta-glucanase, producing the protein MRHVQSTQLLAALLLTTRVTAHGHVTNIVINGVSYRGWNIDSDPYNPDPPVVVAWQTPNTANGFISPDAYGTNDIICHLNATNARGHAVVAAGDKISIQWTAWPDSHHGPVIDYLARCGSSCETVDKTTLEFFKIDGVGLVDGSNPPGVWGDDQLIADNNSWLVEIPPTIAPGYYVLRHELIALHGAGSQNGAQNYPQCFNLQITGSGTAQPSGVKGTELYSPTDPGILVNIYNALSTYIVPGPTLIPGAVSVVQSSSTITASGTPVTGSGSAPTTSATTTLSTTTRATTTTTTTTAGSSTSVQSVYGQCGGSGWSGPTACVTGATCTSYNSYYSQCIPTAS; encoded by the exons ATGAGACACGTTCAATCTACGCAGCTGCTTGCAGCGCTTCTCCTCACTACCCGCGTCACAGCTCATGGTCATGTTACAAACATCGTAATCAACGGGGTTTCGTACCGCGGATGGAATATTGATTCGGATCCCTACAATCCTGATCCGCCGGTGGTGGTAGCGTGGCAGACCCCCAACACGGCGAATGGCTTCATCTCCCCAGATGCGTATGGAACGAACGATATCATCTGTCATCTCAACGCCACCAACGCGCGAGGGCATGCTGTGGTTGCGGCGGGCGACAAAATATCCATTCAATGGACCGCTTGGCCAGATTCCCACCATGGACCA GTCATCGACTACCTGGCGAGGTGCGGTTCGAGCTGCGAGACGGTAGACAAGACGACTCTggagttcttcaagatcgatGGTGTTGGGCTGGTGGACGGCTCAAACCCACCGGGGGTCTGGGGTGACGATCAGTTGATCGCGGATAACAACTCGTGGCTGGTGGAGATCCCTCCGACCATTGCCCCGGGCTATTATGTTCTTCGACATGAGTTGATTGCGTTGCATGGAGCCGGCAGCCAGAATGGAGCCCAGAACTACCCCCAATGTTTTAACCTTCAGATTACAGGGTCGGGGACCGCGCAGCCCTCGGGTGTGAAGGGCACAGAGCTCTATTCACCCACAGATCCGGGCATTCTGGTCAATATCTATAACGCGCTTTCGACGTATATAGTGCCGGGTCCCACGCTCATTCCCGGGGCTGTGTCAGTTGTGCAGTCCAGTTCGACCATCACTGCGTCGGGAACGCCGGTAACTGGCAGTGGTAGTGCTCCGACTACCAGTGCCACTACAACGCTGTCCACGACAACCAGGGCCACCACGACCACAACTACGACCACGGCGGGCAGCTCGACTTCAGTTCAATCGGTCTACGGGCAGTGCGGTGGCAGTGGATGGTCTGGGCCCACAGCCTGCGTTACAGGAGCCACATGCACTTCCTACAACAGCTACTACTCCCAGTGCATTCCAACCGCCTCCTAG